A stretch of DNA from Geminocystis sp. M7585_C2015_104:
TATGATGTATGGGAGGATGAGGAGGAATATCGTCCTGAAAAGGTGAATATCCCCCGGAAACAAAAAATGCCTGAATATGAGGAGGGTTAAGCCAAATACAGATGACGACACATCTGGCAATGGCCTTTTATACATGGAAGGGCCTCCGGGTAGCCTATCGCTGTTGTCTTCCCGCCAATCCCACCAGTAGGGCAGTGGTTTTTGTTCACGGTTTTGGGGCTAATAGTGGTCATTGGCGTCATAACCTCCCTGTAATAGGCAAACACTATAACAGTTATGCCCTTGACCTTCTGGGATTTGGAGCCTCTGACAAACCCAGTCCCCGTCTTATTCCATATACATTTGAAACTTGGGGCAAACAGCTGGGAGATTTTTGTAGGGAAGTGGTGCAACAGCCCGTCATCCTGGTGGCCAATTCCATAGGCTGTATAGTGGCAATGCAGACGGCAGTATTCTATCCCCAATTGGTTTTGAATATTGCCGCCTTTAATTGTTCACTACGTCTGTTACACGAGCGTAAACGAAAAACCCTCCCCTGGTATAAGAATTGGGGGGCCCTTGTTTTACAGAGGCTACTGAGGAACCGTTGGCTGGGGAGCTACTTTTATCACTTCCTTGCCCGCAAGGAGGTTATTAGGGAACTCCTACTGCAGGCATATCAAGAAAAGAGGGCAGTGGATGAGGAGTTAGTAGAGCTGATCTATCAGCCTTCTCAATCTCCGGGGGCCATGGATGTCTTTCTGGCCTTTATCAATTATTCTACTGGCCCTATACCAGAGGAGCTCCTTCCCATTCTACCCTGTCCTATTACTTTTTTTTGGGGGAGTCTAGATCCATGGGAGCCAGTACATTTGGGCAGAAAACTGGCAGAATACCCCTGTGTAAAGGATTTTATCGAATTGGAAGGGTTGGGTCACTGTCCCCACGATGAGGCGCCTCAGGTTGTCAATCCCCTCCTTTTAGAATGGTTGGCTAAAATCTAGGGGCTATGAGAGGTTGTAGGGAAAGTGGCTTGTCTCTCCCTCCCAACCACCCAGTATTGGGAGGAGGGGAGATACTCATAGCTGCGATAAAATAGTTCAGCGGCACAGATTCTTATCCCTTCCGAACTAATATAGGCCACTTCTGGCACGGGATGGGGAGGGAGGGAGGAAGGGGCCCTGGCTACTAATCCGGCAATCCTCAACTGGGTGGGTTGCATTTTCAATGCCATGATTACTGCCTGACGATTGCCATTAGCCCCGGCATGGGCTATTCCCCGTAATACTCCCCAAATTAAAACATCTCCCCCTGCCACAATTGTCGCACCCGGATTTAAGTCTCCCACCACCACTACACTCCCTGGATGGCAAATTTCCACCCCCGAACGAATGGTTGTTTTCAGGTACAATGGTTCCGATAGTTCTTGACTTGTTTCCTTTGGTTCTTCCATAATATCTTGTATTACGGAGTAGCCGCTACTGGCCGCCGCTACTGCTGTTTGTCTCCTCTTTGTAATTACTAGCTCCAGTTCCAGTCCCACCTGTTCTAGTATAGTTTTTAACTCATTCAATTGTCGCCTGTCCAACAGACGTCCCTGGGTTTGTAGTTGGGTTTTTGTACCGGGTTGCCATGACTTTTCTATTTTTTGTAGTCTATACTTGAAGTCGTCTATTATTTTCTGCCATGTCTCATTTTCTCCCCCCTCTGTTGTTGCCGGCAGTGTTACCTCTACTATTTTGCCCTTCCTGGTTAGGTTTATTTGTTCTTTTATTGTCGGCTCGACTTTCCCTTTTTTCTCTTCATTATTCCCCTGAATATTTTGCTGCTCCATCATGATGTCTTATCAAATACGCTCCTATTGGCCCGGTTATATTTATTATAGTTTTTCTCAGGTAAATCCTTTGTATCACTCAAAAAGGTCCAGGGGAAAATAACCATAAGTGCCCACAATAGCCTCATTTTCCCTGGAAAAAATTGTGAGCAGCACCCCCCGATAATTTTCCGGATATGATTCCCAGTAGTAGTTTTTTTTCTCGGTGCTAAACTTCATGTAGACTCCACTATTTATCTCCCTTGTCTTCTCAATTTTAACTTCAAAATCACTGCCAAAAGCCCTCAAATAGGAATTCAAACTCCTCACTGCCTCTTCGATGTTGTCGGCACAAATACCGAAGTTTTGGGCGTCAGAAAGACTTACAATTAGTTTTAATGCCTCTTGTAATTGTTTTTTCTCCTCTTGGGAATTTATAACTTTAACCTGGGAACAACTATAACTTTTTAATAGAGACAAAGACTCTGCCAAAAACCTCTCCATGGAATCATCAATAACAACAAATACCAACTATTTATAATCCTACGTTAGAATATCATGCATCCTGGAAAACTACAAGGGGAAAAACCCCGCTAGCACTTTCTGGTATCATGGATTTTAGTTTTAATCTTCCCC
This window harbors:
- a CDS encoding alpha/beta fold hydrolase; its protein translation is MTTHLAMAFYTWKGLRVAYRCCLPANPTSRAVVFVHGFGANSGHWRHNLPVIGKHYNSYALDLLGFGASDKPSPRLIPYTFETWGKQLGDFCREVVQQPVILVANSIGCIVAMQTAVFYPQLVLNIAAFNCSLRLLHERKRKTLPWYKNWGALVLQRLLRNRWLGSYFYHFLARKEVIRELLLQAYQEKRAVDEELVELIYQPSQSPGAMDVFLAFINYSTGPIPEELLPILPCPITFFWGSLDPWEPVHLGRKLAEYPCVKDFIELEGLGHCPHDEAPQVVNPLLLEWLAKI
- the minC gene encoding septum site-determining protein MinC, with the translated sequence MMEQQNIQGNNEEKKGKVEPTIKEQINLTRKGKIVEVTLPATTEGGENETWQKIIDDFKYRLQKIEKSWQPGTKTQLQTQGRLLDRRQLNELKTILEQVGLELELVITKRRQTAVAAASSGYSVIQDIMEEPKETSQELSEPLYLKTTIRSGVEICHPGSVVVVGDLNPGATIVAGGDVLIWGVLRGIAHAGANGNRQAVIMALKMQPTQLRIAGLVARAPSSLPPHPVPEVAYISSEGIRICAAELFYRSYEYLPSSQYWVVGRERQATFPTTSHSP
- a CDS encoding DUF1824 family protein gives rise to the protein MERFLAESLSLLKSYSCSQVKVINSQEEKKQLQEALKLIVSLSDAQNFGICADNIEEAVRSLNSYLRAFGSDFEVKIEKTREINSGVYMKFSTEKKNYYWESYPENYRGVLLTIFSRENEAIVGTYGYFPLDLFE